The nucleotide window ATGGACGGCAAGATTGTTCCGGTTAAGGAAACCATCCGCGGGTTCAAAGAAATTCTCGACGGCAAGCACGACGACCTGCCGGAAGACGCCTTCTACATGGTGGGCGGCATCGAAGAAGCCGTGGAGAAAGCTAAGAAGCTGGCCGGCTAGACCTGCAGCCGGTAAAAAGCTGCCGGTCGGCAGGCCGCATATGGAAAGGCAGTGGATTTTAAATGTCGGATAAGACCCAGCGACTGGATATAGTGACACCTCAAAAGAAGATTTTTAGTGAAGATGTCAGGTTTTTCGTGGCGCCGGGCAGCGAGGGTGAACTCGGTCTCCTGCCGGATCACGCCGCTATAATTACCGCCCTGAAAATTGGCCTTTTGCGCATCGAGCAGGAAGGCAAAAAGTTTAATATCGCTGTGAGCGGCGGTTTCCTTGAGGTCAGA belongs to Pelotomaculum isophthalicicum JI and includes:
- a CDS encoding F0F1 ATP synthase subunit epsilon gives rise to the protein MSDKTQRLDIVTPQKKIFSEDVRFFVAPGSEGELGLLPDHAAIITALKIGLLRIEQEGKKFNIAVSGGFLEVRNSKATVLATAAERAEDIDVDRAEAAKQRAEQRLAAKAPDLDVLRAELALKRALNRLKAVGR